One window of Etheostoma spectabile isolate EspeVRDwgs_2016 chromosome 6, UIUC_Espe_1.0, whole genome shotgun sequence genomic DNA carries:
- the usp5 gene encoding ubiquitin carboxyl-terminal hydrolase 5 isoform X1, protein MAEVGEVLMSVLSTIRVPKPGDRVHKDECALSFSSPESEGGLYVCMNSFLGFGSQYVDRYHARTGQRAYLHITRTRKPKKEDDSNSGSGHPPKKKPTRLAIGIEGGFDLEQEQYEEDVKVVILPDRQEVTPEDLATMPDVVRERVSLSMTGIMAADSVSHALQVQQWDGEVRQESRHAADLKQLDNGVKIPPSGWRCEVCDLQENIWMNLTDGKLLCGRRYFDGSGGNNHALLHFQETGYPIAVKLGTITPDGADVYSYDEDDMVLDSKLPEHLAHFGINMMTMEKTERTMTELEIAVNQRVGEWEVIQESGTTLQPLFGSGLTGMKNLGNSCYLNSVMQVLFTVPDFQSKYVSNIDKIIDEAPSDPTQDFKTQVAKLGYGLLSGEYSKPAPDHGDENAASEPRGDQIGIAPRMFKALVGRGHPEFSTNRQQDAQEFLLHFINMVERNCRSGSNPSEAFRFLVEERIVCQQSQKAKYTQRVDYIVQLPVPMDQATNTEELQEAERRREEGDSSAPTVRAQIPFTACMAALSEPEILADFWSSAVQSKTTATKTTRFASFPDHLVIQIKKFTFGLDWVPKKLDVSIDVPDTLDLSPLRATGQQQGEELLPEVAPPPLMTPDVEVKGILGFHGNEEDDSLYSPLLSPVLDDSTVSQLCEMGFPLEACRKAVYYTGNTGIDAAMNWIMGHMDDPDFGSPLVLPGCSSGPGTTPTESLSEEHLATIVSMGFSRDQATKALRATSNVLDRAVDWIFSHLDDLESMDVSEGGRSAAESEGGRDPPPGPRVRDGPGKYELFAFISHMGTSTMCGHYVCHIKKDQQWVIFNDQKVCASEKPPKDLGYLYFYRRVAE, encoded by the exons GAAAGTGAAGGAGGTCTCTATGTGTGCATGAACAGTTTTCTTGGTTTTGGGAGTCAGTATGTGGACAGGTACCATGCCCGGACTGGCCAGAGGGCTTACTTACACATCACCCGGACTCGCAAGCCTAAG AAGGAAGATGACAGTAACTCTGGATCTGGACACCCACCTAAGAAAAAGCCCACCAGATTAGCTATAG GGATTGAAGGAGGGTTTGATCTGGAGCAGGAACAGTACGAGGAGGATGTTAAGGTGGTCATTTTACctgacagacaggaagtgacacCAGAGGACCTTGCTACCATGCCTGACGTTGTAAGAGAGCGG GTGTCCCTGTCGATGACGGGTATCATGGCAGCCGACTCAGTGTCTCATGCTTTACAAGTTCAACAGTGGGATGGAGAAGTGAGACAGGAGTCAAGGCATGCCGCTGACCTTAAACAGCTTGACAATGGAGTCAAGATCCCTCCCAG TGGTTGGCGGTGTGAGGTGTGTGACCTCCAAGAGAATATTTGGATGAACCTGACGGACGGAAAATTGCTGTGTGGTCGCAGATATTTTGATGGGTCCGGGGGCAACAACCATGCCCTACTCCACTTCCAGGAGACCGGATACCCAATTGCTGTCAAACTTGGTACCATTACTCCCGATGGAGCAG ATGTGTATTCATATGATGAGGATGACATGGTTCTGGATTCCAAGTTACCAGAGCACCTGGCTCACTTCGGCATTAACATGATGACCATGGAGAAG ACCGAGCGGACGATGACAGAGCTGGAGATTGCTGTGAACCAGCGTGTTGGGGAGTGGGAGGTGATCCAGGAGTCTGGGACCACCCTACAGCCCCTGTTTGGCTCTGGTTTAACTGGCATGAAGAATCTGGGCAACAGCTGCTACCTCAACTCTGTCATGCAAGTGCTCTTCACTGTTCCAGACTTCCAGAGCAA GTACGTGTCTAACATCGACAAGATCATTGATGAAGCCCCAAGCGACCCCACCCAGGACTTTAAAACCCAAGT AGCCAAGCTCGGCTACGGTCTGTTGTCAGGAGAGTATTCCAAACCAGCACCAGACCATGGAGATGAAAATGCTGCGTCTGAACCTAGG GGAGACCAGATCGGTATAGCACCACGAATGTTTAAAGCACTTGTTGGGCGGGGCCACCCAGAGTTCTCCACCAATCGACAACAGGATGCTCAGGAGTTTTTATTGCACTTCATaaacatggtggag AGAAACTGTCGCTCTGGGTCCAACCCATCTGAAGCCTTTAGGTTCCTGGTGGAGGAGAGGATTGTGTGTCAGCAGTCACAGAAAGCCAAGTACACGCAGCGGGTGGATTACATCGTTCAGCTGCCTGTGCCAATGGACCAGGCTACCAACACAG AAGAGCTTCAGGAGGCAGAACGCCGACGTGAAGAGGGGGACTCGTCAGCCCCCACAGTGCGTGCACAAATCCCCTTCACAGCTTGCATGGCGGCCCTCAGTGAACCAGAGATCCTCGCAGACTTCTGGAGCTCGGCTGTGCAGTCCAAGACTACTGCTACCAA AACGACCCGCTTTGCCTCTTTTCCCGACCACCTGGTCATCCAGATTAAGAAGTTCACCTTTGGCCTTGACTGGGTGCCCAAGAAACTGG ATGTGAGCATCGACGTTCCTGATACTCTGGACCTGAGCCCGCTAAGGGCAACCGGCCAGCAGCAAGGGGAAGAGCTTCTACCAGAGGTGGCCCCACCTCCACTCATGACCCCAGATGTGGAGGTTAAAGGTATCCTGGGTTTCCATGGCAACGAGGAGGACGACTCTCTCTACTCCCCACTACTGT CTCCAGTCCTTGATGACTCCACTGTGTCCCAGTTATGTGAAATGGGATTCCCACTGGAGGCCTGCCGGAAAGCAGTGTACTACACTGGAAACACTGGAATTGATGCTGCCATGAATTGGATCATGGGCCATATGGATGACCCAG acTTTGGGTCCCCCCTGGTGTTGCCAGGCTGCAGCTCCGGCCCCGGGACCACACCCACAGAGAGCCTCTCTGAGGAGCACCTGGCAACCATCGTCTCCATGGGCTTCAGCCGAGACCAGGCAACTAAAGCGCTTCGAGCCACG AGTAATGTCCTAGACCGGGCAGTGGACTGGATCTTCTCCCACCTGGATGACCTGGAGTCCATGGATGTGTCTGAAGGTGGTCGCTCGGCCGCAGAGAGTGAGGGTGGCAGGGATCCTCCGCCTGGACCTCGTGTCAGAGACGGACCAGGCA AGTATGAGCTTTTTGCGTTCATCAGTCACATGGGGACGAGCACAATGTGCGGCCACTACGTCTGTCACATCAAGAAGGATCAGCA GTGGGTCATCTTCAACGATCAGAAGGTGTGCGCTTCAGAGAAACCTCCCAAAGACCTGGGATACCTCTACTTTTACAGGAGAGTGGCCGAATAG
- the usp5 gene encoding ubiquitin carboxyl-terminal hydrolase 5 isoform X2 has product MAEVGEVLMSVLSTIRVPKPGDRVHKDECALSFSSPESEGGLYVCMNSFLGFGSQYVDRYHARTGQRAYLHITRTRKPKKEDDSNSGSGHPPKKKPTRLAIGIEGGFDLEQEQYEEDVKVVILPDRQEVTPEDLATMPDVVRERVSLSMTGIMAADSVSHALQVQQWDGEVRQESRHAADLKQLDNGVKIPPSGWRCEVCDLQENIWMNLTDGKLLCGRRYFDGSGGNNHALLHFQETGYPIAVKLGTITPDGADVYSYDEDDMVLDSKLPEHLAHFGINMMTMEKTERTMTELEIAVNQRVGEWEVIQESGTTLQPLFGSGLTGMKNLGNSCYLNSVMQVLFTVPDFQSKYVSNIDKIIDEAPSDPTQDFKTQVAKLGYGLLSGEYSKPAPDHGDENAASEPRGDQIGIAPRMFKALVGRGHPEFSTNRQQDAQEFLLHFINMVERNCRSGSNPSEAFRFLVEERIVCQQSQKAKYTQRVDYIVQLPVPMDQATNTEELQEAERRREEGDSSAPTVRAQIPFTACMAALSEPEILADFWSSAVQSKTTATKTTRFASFPDHLVIQIKKFTFGLDWVPKKLDVSIDVPDTLDLSPLRATGQQQGEELLPEVAPPPLMTPDVEVKAPVLDDSTVSQLCEMGFPLEACRKAVYYTGNTGIDAAMNWIMGHMDDPDFGSPLVLPGCSSGPGTTPTESLSEEHLATIVSMGFSRDQATKALRATSNVLDRAVDWIFSHLDDLESMDVSEGGRSAAESEGGRDPPPGPRVRDGPGKYELFAFISHMGTSTMCGHYVCHIKKDQQWVIFNDQKVCASEKPPKDLGYLYFYRRVAE; this is encoded by the exons GAAAGTGAAGGAGGTCTCTATGTGTGCATGAACAGTTTTCTTGGTTTTGGGAGTCAGTATGTGGACAGGTACCATGCCCGGACTGGCCAGAGGGCTTACTTACACATCACCCGGACTCGCAAGCCTAAG AAGGAAGATGACAGTAACTCTGGATCTGGACACCCACCTAAGAAAAAGCCCACCAGATTAGCTATAG GGATTGAAGGAGGGTTTGATCTGGAGCAGGAACAGTACGAGGAGGATGTTAAGGTGGTCATTTTACctgacagacaggaagtgacacCAGAGGACCTTGCTACCATGCCTGACGTTGTAAGAGAGCGG GTGTCCCTGTCGATGACGGGTATCATGGCAGCCGACTCAGTGTCTCATGCTTTACAAGTTCAACAGTGGGATGGAGAAGTGAGACAGGAGTCAAGGCATGCCGCTGACCTTAAACAGCTTGACAATGGAGTCAAGATCCCTCCCAG TGGTTGGCGGTGTGAGGTGTGTGACCTCCAAGAGAATATTTGGATGAACCTGACGGACGGAAAATTGCTGTGTGGTCGCAGATATTTTGATGGGTCCGGGGGCAACAACCATGCCCTACTCCACTTCCAGGAGACCGGATACCCAATTGCTGTCAAACTTGGTACCATTACTCCCGATGGAGCAG ATGTGTATTCATATGATGAGGATGACATGGTTCTGGATTCCAAGTTACCAGAGCACCTGGCTCACTTCGGCATTAACATGATGACCATGGAGAAG ACCGAGCGGACGATGACAGAGCTGGAGATTGCTGTGAACCAGCGTGTTGGGGAGTGGGAGGTGATCCAGGAGTCTGGGACCACCCTACAGCCCCTGTTTGGCTCTGGTTTAACTGGCATGAAGAATCTGGGCAACAGCTGCTACCTCAACTCTGTCATGCAAGTGCTCTTCACTGTTCCAGACTTCCAGAGCAA GTACGTGTCTAACATCGACAAGATCATTGATGAAGCCCCAAGCGACCCCACCCAGGACTTTAAAACCCAAGT AGCCAAGCTCGGCTACGGTCTGTTGTCAGGAGAGTATTCCAAACCAGCACCAGACCATGGAGATGAAAATGCTGCGTCTGAACCTAGG GGAGACCAGATCGGTATAGCACCACGAATGTTTAAAGCACTTGTTGGGCGGGGCCACCCAGAGTTCTCCACCAATCGACAACAGGATGCTCAGGAGTTTTTATTGCACTTCATaaacatggtggag AGAAACTGTCGCTCTGGGTCCAACCCATCTGAAGCCTTTAGGTTCCTGGTGGAGGAGAGGATTGTGTGTCAGCAGTCACAGAAAGCCAAGTACACGCAGCGGGTGGATTACATCGTTCAGCTGCCTGTGCCAATGGACCAGGCTACCAACACAG AAGAGCTTCAGGAGGCAGAACGCCGACGTGAAGAGGGGGACTCGTCAGCCCCCACAGTGCGTGCACAAATCCCCTTCACAGCTTGCATGGCGGCCCTCAGTGAACCAGAGATCCTCGCAGACTTCTGGAGCTCGGCTGTGCAGTCCAAGACTACTGCTACCAA AACGACCCGCTTTGCCTCTTTTCCCGACCACCTGGTCATCCAGATTAAGAAGTTCACCTTTGGCCTTGACTGGGTGCCCAAGAAACTGG ATGTGAGCATCGACGTTCCTGATACTCTGGACCTGAGCCCGCTAAGGGCAACCGGCCAGCAGCAAGGGGAAGAGCTTCTACCAGAGGTGGCCCCACCTCCACTCATGACCCCAGATGTGGAGGTTAAAG CTCCAGTCCTTGATGACTCCACTGTGTCCCAGTTATGTGAAATGGGATTCCCACTGGAGGCCTGCCGGAAAGCAGTGTACTACACTGGAAACACTGGAATTGATGCTGCCATGAATTGGATCATGGGCCATATGGATGACCCAG acTTTGGGTCCCCCCTGGTGTTGCCAGGCTGCAGCTCCGGCCCCGGGACCACACCCACAGAGAGCCTCTCTGAGGAGCACCTGGCAACCATCGTCTCCATGGGCTTCAGCCGAGACCAGGCAACTAAAGCGCTTCGAGCCACG AGTAATGTCCTAGACCGGGCAGTGGACTGGATCTTCTCCCACCTGGATGACCTGGAGTCCATGGATGTGTCTGAAGGTGGTCGCTCGGCCGCAGAGAGTGAGGGTGGCAGGGATCCTCCGCCTGGACCTCGTGTCAGAGACGGACCAGGCA AGTATGAGCTTTTTGCGTTCATCAGTCACATGGGGACGAGCACAATGTGCGGCCACTACGTCTGTCACATCAAGAAGGATCAGCA GTGGGTCATCTTCAACGATCAGAAGGTGTGCGCTTCAGAGAAACCTCCCAAAGACCTGGGATACCTCTACTTTTACAGGAGAGTGGCCGAATAG
- the usp5 gene encoding ubiquitin carboxyl-terminal hydrolase 5 isoform X3: MNSFLGFGSQYVDRYHARTGQRAYLHITRTRKPKKEDDSNSGSGHPPKKKPTRLAIGIEGGFDLEQEQYEEDVKVVILPDRQEVTPEDLATMPDVVRERVSLSMTGIMAADSVSHALQVQQWDGEVRQESRHAADLKQLDNGVKIPPSGWRCEVCDLQENIWMNLTDGKLLCGRRYFDGSGGNNHALLHFQETGYPIAVKLGTITPDGADVYSYDEDDMVLDSKLPEHLAHFGINMMTMEKTERTMTELEIAVNQRVGEWEVIQESGTTLQPLFGSGLTGMKNLGNSCYLNSVMQVLFTVPDFQSKYVSNIDKIIDEAPSDPTQDFKTQVAKLGYGLLSGEYSKPAPDHGDENAASEPRGDQIGIAPRMFKALVGRGHPEFSTNRQQDAQEFLLHFINMVERNCRSGSNPSEAFRFLVEERIVCQQSQKAKYTQRVDYIVQLPVPMDQATNTEELQEAERRREEGDSSAPTVRAQIPFTACMAALSEPEILADFWSSAVQSKTTATKTTRFASFPDHLVIQIKKFTFGLDWVPKKLDVSIDVPDTLDLSPLRATGQQQGEELLPEVAPPPLMTPDVEVKGILGFHGNEEDDSLYSPLLSPVLDDSTVSQLCEMGFPLEACRKAVYYTGNTGIDAAMNWIMGHMDDPDFGSPLVLPGCSSGPGTTPTESLSEEHLATIVSMGFSRDQATKALRATSNVLDRAVDWIFSHLDDLESMDVSEGGRSAAESEGGRDPPPGPRVRDGPGKYELFAFISHMGTSTMCGHYVCHIKKDQQWVIFNDQKVCASEKPPKDLGYLYFYRRVAE, translated from the exons ATGAACAGTTTTCTTGGTTTTGGGAGTCAGTATGTGGACAGGTACCATGCCCGGACTGGCCAGAGGGCTTACTTACACATCACCCGGACTCGCAAGCCTAAG AAGGAAGATGACAGTAACTCTGGATCTGGACACCCACCTAAGAAAAAGCCCACCAGATTAGCTATAG GGATTGAAGGAGGGTTTGATCTGGAGCAGGAACAGTACGAGGAGGATGTTAAGGTGGTCATTTTACctgacagacaggaagtgacacCAGAGGACCTTGCTACCATGCCTGACGTTGTAAGAGAGCGG GTGTCCCTGTCGATGACGGGTATCATGGCAGCCGACTCAGTGTCTCATGCTTTACAAGTTCAACAGTGGGATGGAGAAGTGAGACAGGAGTCAAGGCATGCCGCTGACCTTAAACAGCTTGACAATGGAGTCAAGATCCCTCCCAG TGGTTGGCGGTGTGAGGTGTGTGACCTCCAAGAGAATATTTGGATGAACCTGACGGACGGAAAATTGCTGTGTGGTCGCAGATATTTTGATGGGTCCGGGGGCAACAACCATGCCCTACTCCACTTCCAGGAGACCGGATACCCAATTGCTGTCAAACTTGGTACCATTACTCCCGATGGAGCAG ATGTGTATTCATATGATGAGGATGACATGGTTCTGGATTCCAAGTTACCAGAGCACCTGGCTCACTTCGGCATTAACATGATGACCATGGAGAAG ACCGAGCGGACGATGACAGAGCTGGAGATTGCTGTGAACCAGCGTGTTGGGGAGTGGGAGGTGATCCAGGAGTCTGGGACCACCCTACAGCCCCTGTTTGGCTCTGGTTTAACTGGCATGAAGAATCTGGGCAACAGCTGCTACCTCAACTCTGTCATGCAAGTGCTCTTCACTGTTCCAGACTTCCAGAGCAA GTACGTGTCTAACATCGACAAGATCATTGATGAAGCCCCAAGCGACCCCACCCAGGACTTTAAAACCCAAGT AGCCAAGCTCGGCTACGGTCTGTTGTCAGGAGAGTATTCCAAACCAGCACCAGACCATGGAGATGAAAATGCTGCGTCTGAACCTAGG GGAGACCAGATCGGTATAGCACCACGAATGTTTAAAGCACTTGTTGGGCGGGGCCACCCAGAGTTCTCCACCAATCGACAACAGGATGCTCAGGAGTTTTTATTGCACTTCATaaacatggtggag AGAAACTGTCGCTCTGGGTCCAACCCATCTGAAGCCTTTAGGTTCCTGGTGGAGGAGAGGATTGTGTGTCAGCAGTCACAGAAAGCCAAGTACACGCAGCGGGTGGATTACATCGTTCAGCTGCCTGTGCCAATGGACCAGGCTACCAACACAG AAGAGCTTCAGGAGGCAGAACGCCGACGTGAAGAGGGGGACTCGTCAGCCCCCACAGTGCGTGCACAAATCCCCTTCACAGCTTGCATGGCGGCCCTCAGTGAACCAGAGATCCTCGCAGACTTCTGGAGCTCGGCTGTGCAGTCCAAGACTACTGCTACCAA AACGACCCGCTTTGCCTCTTTTCCCGACCACCTGGTCATCCAGATTAAGAAGTTCACCTTTGGCCTTGACTGGGTGCCCAAGAAACTGG ATGTGAGCATCGACGTTCCTGATACTCTGGACCTGAGCCCGCTAAGGGCAACCGGCCAGCAGCAAGGGGAAGAGCTTCTACCAGAGGTGGCCCCACCTCCACTCATGACCCCAGATGTGGAGGTTAAAGGTATCCTGGGTTTCCATGGCAACGAGGAGGACGACTCTCTCTACTCCCCACTACTGT CTCCAGTCCTTGATGACTCCACTGTGTCCCAGTTATGTGAAATGGGATTCCCACTGGAGGCCTGCCGGAAAGCAGTGTACTACACTGGAAACACTGGAATTGATGCTGCCATGAATTGGATCATGGGCCATATGGATGACCCAG acTTTGGGTCCCCCCTGGTGTTGCCAGGCTGCAGCTCCGGCCCCGGGACCACACCCACAGAGAGCCTCTCTGAGGAGCACCTGGCAACCATCGTCTCCATGGGCTTCAGCCGAGACCAGGCAACTAAAGCGCTTCGAGCCACG AGTAATGTCCTAGACCGGGCAGTGGACTGGATCTTCTCCCACCTGGATGACCTGGAGTCCATGGATGTGTCTGAAGGTGGTCGCTCGGCCGCAGAGAGTGAGGGTGGCAGGGATCCTCCGCCTGGACCTCGTGTCAGAGACGGACCAGGCA AGTATGAGCTTTTTGCGTTCATCAGTCACATGGGGACGAGCACAATGTGCGGCCACTACGTCTGTCACATCAAGAAGGATCAGCA GTGGGTCATCTTCAACGATCAGAAGGTGTGCGCTTCAGAGAAACCTCCCAAAGACCTGGGATACCTCTACTTTTACAGGAGAGTGGCCGAATAG
- the cd4-2.2 gene encoding T-cell surface glycoprotein CD4 isoform X2, whose protein sequence is MKTIVWFGFVLGALSAAGEVILRKPGQKATFKCSVDTYTLSLEWNRGNDLIIRVNGKTGFTVRDPKYKDNLKLRGTSLEISGVTEEDAGKFICTADGRRKENTLLVVSVSASPSSELQLGSEAMLQCQVKGLHPPNSPVQWKRPNGGPNSESQTVQLKSVAHSDEGNWQCTFSYEGGEYSESLEVKVQDPVPKTTAPSPSTSSKDASFNPPPSTDVVLLGLSWWMWVAVGGGCLVVILLMVFVIVLCKRIKRRKRKFHHKRNGRQPLNPKTYCQCDRPAAAAKPQQGRRKEKPSALPLQPLLA, encoded by the exons ATGAAGACAATCGTGTGGTTTGGGTTTG TGCTGGGTGCACTCTCTGCTGCAGGCGAGGTGATCCTCAGAAAACCAGGGCAGAAGGCCACCTTCAAGTGTAGTGTCGATACATACACTCTAAGCCTGGAGTGGAATCGTGGAAATGACCTGATTATCAGAGTCAATGGGAAGACGGGCTTCACAGTCAGAG ATCCTAAATATAAAGATAATTTAAAGTTGAGGGGTACCAGTCTGGAGATCTCTGGAGTGACGGAAGAAGATGCCGGAAAGTTCATTTGCACCGCAGAtgggagaaggaaagaaaatacaCTTCTTGTGGTCTCAG TCTCAGCCAGCCCTTCTAGTGAGCTCCAGCTGGGGAGTGAGGCTATGCTCCAGTGTCAAGTAAAAGGTCTGCACCCCCCCAACTCCCCAGTGCAGTGGAAGAGGCCAAATGGAGGTCCAAATTCAGAGTCACAGACGGTTCAACTCAAATCTGTAGCCCACTCTGATGAAGGGAACTGGCAGTGTACGTTCTCCTATGAAGGGGGGGAATACAGTGAGAGCCTAGAGGTCAAAGTTCAAG atcCTGTTCCTAAAACAACAGCACCATCCCCTTCAACAAGCTCAAAGGACGCCA GCTTTAATCCCCCTCCATCCACTGATGTTGTGCTGCTGGGCCTCAGCTGGTGGATGTGGGTTGCAGTTGGAGGAGGCTGCCTGGTTGTGATTCTCCTGATGGTCTTTGTCATTGTCTTGTGCAAGAGGATCAAAAGAAGGAAG AGAAAATTTCACCATAAGAGGAATGGCCGACAGCCGCTAAACCCCAAGACGTACTGCCAGTGTGACCG CCCAGCAGCTGCAGCAAAACCGCAGCAAGGACGCAGGAAAGAGAAGCCATCAGCCCTCCCTTTGCAACCCCTGCTAGCGTGA
- the cd4-2.2 gene encoding T-cell surface glycoprotein CD4 isoform X1, which translates to MKTIVWFGFVLGALSAAGEVILRKPGQKATFKCSVDTYTLSLEWNRGNDLIIRVNGKTGFTVRDPKYKDNLKLRGTSLEISGVTEEDAGKFICTADGRRKENTLLVVSVSASPSSELQLGSEAMLQCQVKGLHPPNSPVQWKRPNGGPNSESQTVQLKSVAHSDEGNWQCTFSYEGGEYSESLEVKVQDPVPKTTAPSPSTSSKDASKPTCPNCFNPPPSTDVVLLGLSWWMWVAVGGGCLVVILLMVFVIVLCKRIKRRKRKFHHKRNGRQPLNPKTYCQCDRPAAAAKPQQGRRKEKPSALPLQPLLA; encoded by the exons ATGAAGACAATCGTGTGGTTTGGGTTTG TGCTGGGTGCACTCTCTGCTGCAGGCGAGGTGATCCTCAGAAAACCAGGGCAGAAGGCCACCTTCAAGTGTAGTGTCGATACATACACTCTAAGCCTGGAGTGGAATCGTGGAAATGACCTGATTATCAGAGTCAATGGGAAGACGGGCTTCACAGTCAGAG ATCCTAAATATAAAGATAATTTAAAGTTGAGGGGTACCAGTCTGGAGATCTCTGGAGTGACGGAAGAAGATGCCGGAAAGTTCATTTGCACCGCAGAtgggagaaggaaagaaaatacaCTTCTTGTGGTCTCAG TCTCAGCCAGCCCTTCTAGTGAGCTCCAGCTGGGGAGTGAGGCTATGCTCCAGTGTCAAGTAAAAGGTCTGCACCCCCCCAACTCCCCAGTGCAGTGGAAGAGGCCAAATGGAGGTCCAAATTCAGAGTCACAGACGGTTCAACTCAAATCTGTAGCCCACTCTGATGAAGGGAACTGGCAGTGTACGTTCTCCTATGAAGGGGGGGAATACAGTGAGAGCCTAGAGGTCAAAGTTCAAG atcCTGTTCCTAAAACAACAGCACCATCCCCTTCAACAAGCTCAAAGGACGCCAGTAAGCCAACTTGCCCTAACT GCTTTAATCCCCCTCCATCCACTGATGTTGTGCTGCTGGGCCTCAGCTGGTGGATGTGGGTTGCAGTTGGAGGAGGCTGCCTGGTTGTGATTCTCCTGATGGTCTTTGTCATTGTCTTGTGCAAGAGGATCAAAAGAAGGAAG AGAAAATTTCACCATAAGAGGAATGGCCGACAGCCGCTAAACCCCAAGACGTACTGCCAGTGTGACCG CCCAGCAGCTGCAGCAAAACCGCAGCAAGGACGCAGGAAAGAGAAGCCATCAGCCCTCCCTTTGCAACCCCTGCTAGCGTGA
- the cd4-1 gene encoding CD4-1 molecule → MKNLIQSVLLLAVLMSTKGAQELTYYAQVGETVTLKPPGVHSQKYVYWYFDGIELAWRNNMGRTWTNQESPWKDRLSLSDDSLIIKNLQQEDFGTFQYEWKGLGESFVKKYKLLKLTVSVNPTAPLLPGENFALSCNAETDGHKKPEIHWLNPQGVKTSGEQLLMRATSQDNGHWTCVVTKEQENIAKVFVTVIDLSPAPLSPQYTSKSRVLTIPCSLPSYISWEQIKAKDIQEVYWQFIPEPGSSPQTLFSLSLEDPLTWPAGPSRGRHTVKDPKNKNLSLTINQVREEDRGNYVCALVFKNGVSLNRTVHVEVLQITSSPGTELISGQQLNLTCSLGHPLPSDLRLNWFPPKQSFLSSSSLGSDGHPTHLTIPEVGTGDGGKWRCALRRNNTELTSAEITLKIEPKLSVWMLVVICSVAVILILLILIFILYQRRQRKMRHLGRRFCQCETPKSKGFYRT, encoded by the exons ATGAAAAACTTAATTCAATCCGTCCTTCTCCTCGCTGTGCTTATGTCAACAAAAG GGGCACAAGAGTTGACATATTATGCCCAGGTGGGAGAGACGGTTACCCTAAAGCCTCCAGGGGttcattcacaaaaatatgTGTACTGGTACTTTGATGGCATTGAACTTGCCTGGCGCAATAACATGGGACGTACGTGGACCAATCAAG AATCACCCTGGAAAGACAGGTTGTCCTTGTCTGACGACTCACTTATTATCAAAAACCTCCAACAAGAAGACTTCGGGACATTTCAATACGAATGGAAAGGACTTGGTGAATCTTTcgtaaaaaaatataaactacTCAAACTCACTG TGAGTGTGAACCCAactgctcctctgctgcctgGAGAAAACTTTGCTCTGTCCTGCAATGCAGAAACTGATGGACACAAAAAGCCAGAGATACACTGGCTGAATCCCCAAGGAGTTAAAACAAGTGGTGAACAACTCCTTATGAGAGCCACAAGCCAAGACAATGGCCATTGGACTTGTGTTGTGACAAAAGAACAGGAGAATATAGCCAAAGTTTTCGTTACGGTTATTG ACCTTTCCCCAGCTCCTTTAAGTCCTCAGTACACGTCTAAATCCCGGGTTCTCACCATCCCCTGTTCCCTTCCTTCTTACATCTCTTGGGAACAAATCAAAGCTAAGGACATCCAGGAGGTGTACTGGCAATTCATCCCTGAACCAGGCTCGAGTCCACAGACGctgttctccctctctctggaaGATCCACTGACCTGGCCGGCAGGACCAAGCAGAGGACGGCATACTGTAAAAGaccctaaaaacaaaaatctgtctttgaCTATAAATCAAGTAAGGGAAGAAGACAGAGGAAATTATGTATGCGCCCTGGTGTTTAAAAATGGTGTGTCTCTGAACAGGACTGTACACGTGGAGGTGCTGCAAA TCACCTCCTCCCCAGGAACAGAGTTGATCTCTGGCCAGCAGCTCAACCTGACTTGCAGTCTTGGCCATCCGCTGCCCTCTGACCTGCGGCTAAATTGGTTCCCACCTAAGCAATCGTTcctgtcatcttcatctctGGGATCTGACGGTCACCCCACCCATCTCACCATCCCGGAAGTGGGGACAGGAGATGGTGGAAAGTGGAGGTGTGCTCTGCGGCGGAACAACACAGAGCTGACGTCGGCTGAGATTACTCTGAAGATTG AACCCAAACTGAGTGTGTGGATGCTGGTGGTCATATGCAGTGTCGCAGTCATCTTAATCCTTCTCATCCTCATTTTCATCCTCTACCAACGCAGACAA CGGAAGATGAGGCACCTCGGGCGTCGATTCTGCCAATGCGAAAC CCCCAAGTCCAAAGGATTCTACAGAACATAA